The DNA window GACATACTATCATGCAGGGAGCCCGGTCTTCAGCACAGTGCAAACAGAACACTGGCACTCCTTGAACCACTCGAATAGCATTTTTAGGGCATACACGCTCACATTTACCGCATTCATCACAAAGTTCGGGCCTTGAAATGAGTTCCTTCATTTATTCGGCCTCCTTTTCTAACGATTTCTTGGCCCTGGTGTTGGCGGTTATTATTTTAACTAGATCAGAACTTTTCCTCTTTTTATTACTCAGGCCAGTAATTTTTGCAATGTGTTTAAGTTGACGTTCAGCTTGTAACTTATCAGTATCCACTTTAGCTATGGCTCTTTTGGAACACGCTTTTATACATGCGGGAGTATCAAGATCAGGGCACTGATGGCATTTATTAGCTTTACGTTCATGGATCAGCACTGCACCAAAGGGGCACACCATCATACATAGTCCACATCCAATACATTTGTCCTTATCAATCCCTTCCTTGCTAATGGCTTCAGTAGGGCAGATTAGTTCACAAGGTGCATCTTCACACTGTTGACATATGATTGGATAAAATGATCCCTCCACTTCCCTCACCAAGATCCT is part of the Methanobacterium sp. genome and encodes:
- a CDS encoding 4Fe-4S dicluster domain-containing protein, producing the protein MEKIIIQPDLCDGCLDCQDACSQLYGTSRILVREVEGSFYPIICQQCEDAPCELICPTEAISKEGIDKDKCIGCGLCMMVCPFGAVLIHERKANKCHQCPDLDTPACIKACSKRAIAKVDTDKLQAERQLKHIAKITGLSNKKRKSSDLVKIITANTRAKKSLEKEAE